In Synechococcus sp. MW101C3, one genomic interval encodes:
- a CDS encoding VOC family protein, with the protein MALLGPAGPGAMQLGYTIVYVPDVAASLHFYAAAFGLPQKFLDPTGTYGECATGATTLGFAAHALGDLNVPGGVVKASETVQPLGMEIALVTDDVPQAHARALEHGAGEIAAPARKPWGQLVSYVRAPDGTLIELCTPMAG; encoded by the coding sequence ATGGCTCTGCTCGGACCCGCTGGACCTGGGGCCATGCAACTGGGCTACACGATCGTCTACGTGCCCGATGTGGCCGCTTCGCTGCACTTCTATGCGGCCGCTTTCGGCCTGCCGCAGAAGTTTCTCGACCCCACCGGCACCTATGGCGAATGCGCCACTGGTGCCACCACCCTAGGTTTCGCCGCCCACGCGCTCGGGGACCTGAATGTGCCCGGCGGGGTGGTGAAGGCCAGCGAAACGGTCCAGCCGCTGGGCATGGAGATCGCCCTGGTCACCGACGACGTGCCCCAGGCCCACGCCCGCGCCCTGGAGCATGGCGCTGGGGAAATCGCTGCGCCTGCCCGGAAGCCCTGGGGCCAGCTGGTGTCGTACGTGCGGGCACCGGACGGCACGTTGATCGAGCTGTGCACGCCCATGGCGGGCTGA
- a CDS encoding LexA family transcriptional regulator: MPAQSPPEPQPLPRPLRQCRTGLLLPLAGESVAAGFPSPADDYVETGIDLNEQLIARPSSTFFLRVSGDSMVEAGIHHGDLLIVDRSVEPRPGRIVVAVLEGAFTLKRLVLHRGRLRLEAAHPAYPPLALGEGDDTLLWGVAIHVIHPL, encoded by the coding sequence ATGCCCGCCCAGTCACCGCCCGAGCCCCAGCCGCTCCCGCGGCCCCTGCGCCAGTGCCGCACCGGCCTGCTGCTGCCCCTGGCCGGCGAGAGCGTGGCTGCCGGTTTCCCCAGCCCCGCCGACGACTACGTCGAAACCGGCATCGACCTCAACGAGCAGCTGATCGCCCGCCCCAGCAGCACCTTCTTCCTGCGCGTGAGCGGCGATTCGATGGTGGAGGCCGGCATCCATCACGGTGATCTGCTGATCGTCGATCGCAGCGTCGAGCCGCGCCCCGGCCGCATCGTGGTGGCCGTGCTGGAGGGGGCTTTCACGCTCAAGCGCCTGGTGCTGCACCGCGGTCGCCTGCGGCTGGAGGCGGCCCATCCCGCCTACCCGCCGCTGGCCCTGGGCGAGGGCGACGACACGCTCCTCTGGGGCGTGGCCATCCACGTGATCCACCCGCTCTGA
- a CDS encoding Y-family DNA polymerase → MAWATALIDGNNFYASCEAALDPSLIGRPLVVLSNNDGCIVARSAEARALGIAMGTPYFKVRRELERLGVVVRSSNYALYADMSHRLMLTLEPWVEELEVYSIDEAFGRLRRPAGTGGPAGTGADLTAWGQALRAQVRRHLGLPVAVGIAPSKLLAKVANKLAKQNRAHGGVFDLGALAAPDPWLAAVAIEDVWGIGRKLSRWCRLRGVANALQLRDMASGELRAKAGVVGLRLQQELRGHSCLPLVAVPPAKRETCVSRSFSEPVRELPQLREAIATYLSRAAEKLRRQGQRTDTITVFVRSSPFNGTSFYANAATVSLPLASNDTAVLLAAALPLAERLFRPHKPLQKAGVLLQNLQPLQQLQHHLLTPLPPEQQQRREALMATIDGLNRRYGRGTVQWAACGLRPAWAMKRQQLSRAATTRLSDIPVVRA, encoded by the coding sequence ATGGCCTGGGCCACCGCGCTGATCGACGGCAACAACTTCTACGCCTCCTGCGAGGCGGCGCTCGATCCCTCGTTGATCGGCCGGCCGCTGGTGGTGCTCTCCAACAACGACGGCTGCATCGTGGCCCGCAGCGCCGAGGCCCGCGCCCTCGGCATCGCCATGGGCACCCCCTATTTCAAGGTGCGCCGCGAGCTGGAGCGGCTCGGGGTGGTGGTGCGCAGCTCCAACTACGCCCTCTACGCCGACATGAGCCACCGCCTGATGCTCACGCTCGAGCCCTGGGTGGAGGAGCTGGAGGTCTATTCGATCGACGAAGCGTTCGGCCGCCTGCGCCGCCCCGCCGGCACCGGTGGCCCGGCAGGCACGGGTGCTGATCTCACCGCCTGGGGCCAGGCGCTGCGGGCCCAGGTGCGGCGGCATCTGGGGCTGCCGGTGGCGGTGGGCATCGCCCCCTCCAAGCTGCTCGCCAAGGTGGCCAACAAGCTGGCCAAGCAGAACCGCGCCCACGGCGGTGTGTTCGATCTGGGGGCGCTGGCCGCCCCCGATCCCTGGCTGGCGGCCGTCGCGATCGAAGATGTGTGGGGTATCGGCCGCAAGCTCTCGCGCTGGTGCCGGCTGCGCGGCGTGGCCAATGCGCTGCAGCTGCGCGACATGGCCAGCGGCGAGCTGCGGGCCAAGGCGGGCGTGGTGGGGCTGCGGCTGCAGCAGGAGTTGCGGGGCCACAGCTGCCTGCCGCTGGTGGCGGTGCCGCCCGCCAAGCGGGAAACCTGCGTGAGCCGCAGCTTCAGCGAACCGGTGCGGGAGCTGCCCCAGCTGCGGGAGGCGATCGCCACCTACCTCAGCCGCGCCGCCGAGAAGCTGCGCCGCCAGGGCCAACGCACCGACACCATCACCGTGTTCGTGCGCAGCAGCCCCTTCAACGGCACCAGCTTCTACGCCAATGCCGCCACGGTGTCGCTGCCGCTGGCCAGCAACGACACGGCCGTGCTGCTGGCCGCCGCCCTACCCCTGGCCGAGCGCCTGTTCCGCCCCCACAAACCCCTGCAGAAGGCCGGTGTGCTGCTGCAGAACCTGCAGCCCCTGCAGCAGTTGCAGCACCATCTGCTCACGCCGCTGCCGCCGGAGCAGCAGCAGCGGCGCGAAGCGCTGATGGCCACGATCGATGGCCTCAACCGCCGCTACGGCCGCGGCACCGTGCAGTGGGCCGCCTGCGGCCTCCGGCCGGCCTGGGCGATGAAGCGGCAGCAGCTCTCGCGGGCCGCCACCACCCGCCTCAGCGACATCCCGGTGGTGCGCGCCTGA